One genomic window of Triticum aestivum cultivar Chinese Spring unplaced genomic scaffold, IWGSC CS RefSeq v2.1 scaffold114573, whole genome shotgun sequence includes the following:
- the LOC123172462 gene encoding uncharacterized protein, whose protein sequence is MPTAACDHHSAASRRRLRVCFIVSLAVLLLLVVAVAVLAITALRPHPADTTISTIRLTSVSLSPSRLSLNVTLDVVLSIRNPSPVASFTHDAGRAEVYYHGTLAADTNAPPGRISAGSTNVVTVRLTVLADRLAGYAPQLYGDAFSGAGDVSLSVRTTVPGTVTVLGLLRHHAVVLTVCDVIVSVRRAGAQSSSCQYRTKF, encoded by the coding sequence ATGCCCACTGCCGCCTGTGACCACCACAGCGCCGCGTCACGCCGCCGACTCCGAGTCTGCttcatcgtctccctcgccgtactcctcctcctcgttgtGGCCGTCGCCGTGCTGGCCATCACGGCGCTCCGCCCGCACCCGGCCGACACCACCATCTCTACGATCCGGCTCACCTCCGTGTCTCTCTCCCCTTCCCGACTCTCCCTCAACGTGACGCTCGACGTCGTCCTCTCCATCCGCAACCCCAGCCCCGTCGCGTCCTTCACGCATGACGCTGGCCGCGCTGAGGTCTACTACCACGGCACGCTCGCCGCGGACACCAACGCGCCGCCCGGACGCATCAGCGCGGGAAGCACCAACGTGGTGACCGTCAGGCTCACGGTGCTCGCTGACCGCCTCGCCGGGTATGCGCCTCAGCTGTATGGCGACGCGTTCAGCGGCGCTGGGGACGTGTCGCTCTCCGTGCGGACGACCGTGCCAGGGACGGTCACCGTTCTCGGCCTGCTcaggcaccacgccgtcgtgctcacgGTGTGCGACGTCATCGTCAGCGTGCGGCGCGCCGGCGCACAGAGCTCGTCGTGCCAGTACCGGACCAAGTTCTAG